The following proteins come from a genomic window of Yinghuangia sp. ASG 101:
- a CDS encoding RDD family protein — protein sequence MTSSEPPDHDPFRKEPPGQDPPGEPSYGPPPGAGGPSYGDRPYGQPPYGPMPPPPGGLESGPGPGYGPTLAGSGKRFLARIVDLLVYLAFSCAIGFAFIGSDPDDVGFGKEAAAGAVAAVVYFFYEGLMLNNNGQTLGKMATRIRVVRVADGGPVQGPPAWTRAAVFALPLAVPCVGFVFWVVNVVWHVWDRPWQQCLHDKAAHTTVIAL from the coding sequence ATGACCAGCAGCGAACCGCCGGACCACGACCCTTTCCGGAAGGAACCACCCGGTCAGGACCCGCCGGGAGAACCGTCGTACGGCCCGCCCCCCGGGGCCGGCGGGCCCTCGTACGGCGATCGGCCGTACGGGCAGCCTCCCTACGGGCCGATGCCGCCCCCGCCCGGAGGCCTCGAAAGCGGCCCCGGCCCCGGCTACGGCCCCACGCTCGCCGGCAGCGGCAAACGGTTCCTCGCGCGGATCGTCGACCTGCTGGTCTACCTCGCGTTCAGCTGCGCGATCGGCTTCGCGTTCATCGGATCCGATCCCGACGACGTCGGCTTCGGCAAGGAGGCCGCCGCGGGCGCGGTCGCCGCCGTCGTCTACTTCTTCTACGAAGGCCTCATGCTGAACAACAACGGCCAGACGCTCGGCAAGATGGCCACCCGCATCCGTGTCGTGCGCGTCGCGGACGGCGGACCGGTGCAGGGCCCCCCGGCCTGGACCCGCGCGGCCGTCTTCGCGCTGCCGCTCGCCGTGCCGTGCGTCGGATTCGTCTTCTGGGTCGTCAACGTGGTGTGGCACGTGTGGGACCGCCCGTGGCAGCAGTGCCTGCACGACAAGGCGGCGCACACCACCGTCATCGCCCTGTAG
- a CDS encoding putative leader peptide: protein MTGTGQGAAPGTLLVARLHVDLCRLSSALCRALPQG, encoded by the coding sequence ATGACCGGCACGGGCCAGGGCGCCGCCCCGGGCACGCTGCTGGTCGCGCGCCTGCACGTCGATCTCTGTCGGCTGTCCAGCGCGCTGTGTCGCGCCCTGCCTCAGGGCTGA
- the rdgB gene encoding RdgB/HAM1 family non-canonical purine NTP pyrophosphatase has translation MSRLVLATRNAHKVTELRRILHDAGTDVELLGTDAFPDVPDVPETGLTFAANALLKAHAVARATGLPAVADDSGLCVDALNGMPGIFSARWAGRHGDDTANLELLLAQLADIGPEHRAAHFTCAAALALPDGTEHVVEGRLTGTLTDAPRGTGGFGYDPILRVDGDSRTTAELTADEKNAISHRGKAFRALAPIIAELVTRDRG, from the coding sequence ATGAGCCGTCTCGTCCTCGCGACCCGCAACGCCCACAAGGTCACCGAACTGCGCCGCATCCTGCACGACGCCGGGACCGACGTCGAACTCCTCGGCACCGACGCCTTCCCCGACGTGCCGGACGTTCCCGAGACCGGGCTCACCTTCGCCGCGAACGCCCTCCTCAAGGCCCACGCCGTCGCCCGCGCCACCGGCCTGCCCGCCGTCGCCGACGACTCCGGCCTGTGCGTCGACGCGCTGAACGGCATGCCCGGCATCTTCTCCGCCCGCTGGGCCGGACGGCACGGCGACGACACCGCCAACCTCGAACTCCTGCTCGCGCAGCTGGCCGACATCGGGCCCGAACACCGCGCCGCCCACTTCACCTGCGCCGCGGCCCTCGCCCTCCCCGACGGCACCGAACACGTGGTCGAAGGACGCCTCACCGGCACGCTCACCGACGCCCCGCGCGGCACCGGAGGCTTCGGATACGACCCCATCCTGCGCGTCGACGGCGACAGCCGAACGACGGCCGAGCTGACGGCCGACGAGAAGAACGCCATCAGCCACCGGGGCAAGGCCTTCCGGGCCCTTGCGCCGATCATCGCCGAACTCGTCACCCGCGACCGCGGCTGA
- a CDS encoding isochorismatase family protein, with amino-acid sequence MTRALIVVDVQNDFCEGGSLAVAGGADVAAAVRGLVAANPADEPPDPVHVSADTPAYAHVVATRDHHVDPGGHFSPEPDYVASWPEHCVAGTPGADFHPGFAPAEAAGEIDEVFRKGAHAAAYSGFEGTAPDGTTLAAWLRDHGVTGVDVVGIATDHCVKATALDAVREGFATRVLLSLTAGVAADTTRRALDEMRGAGVELVGEPVVA; translated from the coding sequence ATGACACGGGCATTGATCGTCGTGGATGTCCAGAACGATTTCTGTGAGGGCGGGAGCCTCGCGGTCGCCGGCGGCGCGGACGTCGCCGCGGCGGTGCGCGGCCTGGTCGCGGCCAATCCCGCCGACGAGCCGCCGGACCCGGTGCACGTGTCCGCCGACACGCCCGCGTACGCGCACGTCGTGGCGACACGCGACCACCACGTCGACCCGGGCGGGCACTTCTCGCCCGAGCCGGACTACGTCGCGTCGTGGCCCGAGCACTGCGTCGCGGGCACCCCGGGTGCGGACTTCCACCCGGGCTTCGCCCCCGCCGAGGCCGCGGGGGAGATCGACGAGGTGTTCCGCAAGGGCGCCCACGCGGCGGCGTACAGCGGTTTCGAGGGCACGGCGCCCGACGGCACGACGCTGGCCGCGTGGCTGCGCGACCACGGGGTGACCGGCGTCGACGTGGTGGGGATCGCGACGGACCACTGCGTGAAGGCGACGGCGCTGGACGCGGTGCGCGAGGGGTTCGCGACGCGCGTGCTGCTGTCGCTCACGGCGGGTGTGGCGGCCGATACGACGCGGCGGGCGCTGGACGAAATGCGCGGCGCGGGCGTGGAGTTGGTCGGCGAGCCGGTCGTGGCGTGA
- a CDS encoding RDD family protein, with product MASPHDSIPAAGWYPDPELPDHVCYWDGAAWDPESRRPGAEFEDAQGRIIQGEVLAAESVPLDQVDAAEADAEGAEGAPEAATPGTRAQSRARGRGRGKGGRGRGPEVFIPSPRQEASGVRRLPPAPLPRRFLARLTDLIVPLAVGVGVAFATVPSALDHLRDKMERVRYEGRTETVWLIDGTTTLAAVYVLAAVLAAMFVYEVIPTWLRGRSVGKTLFGLRVVDVGSHKTPELGQAVRRWLVLGLPGLLVVGLIGVVRGAFDLPWRQGWHDLAANTFVGTER from the coding sequence ATGGCGTCGCCCCACGACTCGATACCCGCGGCGGGCTGGTATCCGGACCCGGAACTGCCCGACCATGTCTGCTACTGGGACGGAGCCGCCTGGGACCCCGAATCACGGCGCCCGGGCGCGGAGTTCGAGGACGCGCAAGGGCGCATCATCCAGGGCGAGGTGCTCGCCGCCGAATCCGTGCCGCTCGACCAGGTCGACGCCGCGGAGGCCGACGCGGAGGGGGCGGAGGGGGCACCGGAGGCCGCGACCCCGGGGACCCGCGCGCAGAGCCGTGCGCGAGGCCGCGGCCGGGGCAAGGGCGGTCGCGGCCGAGGTCCGGAGGTGTTCATCCCGTCGCCGCGCCAGGAGGCCTCCGGGGTGCGGCGTCTGCCCCCCGCGCCGCTGCCGCGCCGGTTCCTCGCCCGGCTCACCGACCTGATCGTCCCGCTCGCGGTCGGCGTCGGCGTCGCCTTCGCCACCGTCCCGTCCGCGCTCGACCACCTGCGCGACAAGATGGAGCGCGTCCGCTACGAGGGCCGCACCGAGACCGTGTGGCTCATCGACGGCACGACGACGCTGGCCGCCGTGTACGTCCTCGCCGCCGTCCTCGCCGCGATGTTCGTGTACGAGGTGATCCCCACTTGGCTGCGCGGCCGTTCGGTCGGCAAGACCCTGTTCGGACTGCGCGTCGTCGACGTCGGCAGCCACAAGACGCCGGAGCTGGGCCAGGCCGTGCGGCGCTGGCTCGTCCTCGGCCTGCCCGGGCTGCTGGTGGTCGGGCTGATCGGGGTCGTGCGCGGTGCGTTCGACCTGCCGTGGCGCCAGGGCTGGCACGACCTGGCCGCGAACACGTTCGTCGGCACCGAGCGCTGA
- a CDS encoding DUF2017 domain-containing protein, translating to MNGHFVRGSEGRPEIVLEAVHAEILGELCRGMIDLVQPKPADDADRGDPLARELGLDGLDWSGLDDGDAPPERMAAPEDPVLARLLPDAYHDDNDAASEFRRYTENDLRLRKCDHARTVRADIAASASEGGHIVLADPHVQAWLGALNDLRLALGTDLGVGEDVDDFADSLEPDDPRFTTLVIYRWLGELLESLVESLTP from the coding sequence GTGAACGGCCACTTCGTCCGAGGCAGCGAGGGGCGTCCCGAGATCGTCCTGGAGGCGGTGCACGCGGAGATCCTGGGGGAGCTGTGCCGGGGGATGATCGACCTCGTCCAGCCCAAGCCCGCCGACGACGCGGACCGCGGCGACCCGCTCGCCCGTGAACTGGGGCTCGACGGGCTCGACTGGTCCGGTCTCGACGACGGCGACGCCCCGCCGGAGCGCATGGCCGCACCCGAGGACCCCGTGCTGGCCCGCCTGTTGCCCGACGCGTACCACGACGACAACGACGCCGCCTCGGAGTTCCGGCGCTACACCGAGAACGACCTGCGGCTGCGCAAGTGCGACCACGCGCGCACGGTGCGCGCCGACATCGCCGCGTCCGCGTCGGAAGGCGGCCATATCGTCCTCGCGGACCCGCACGTCCAGGCGTGGCTCGGCGCCCTGAACGACCTGCGGCTCGCCCTGGGCACCGACCTCGGGGTCGGGGAGGACGTGGACGACTTCGCCGACAGCCTCGAACCCGACGACCCGCGCTTCACGACGCTGGTCATCTACCGCTGGCTGGGCGAGCTGCTGGAGTCGCTGGTCGAATCGCTCACCCCGTAG
- a CDS encoding Mov34/MPN/PAD-1 family protein, whose translation MLIITTELRDRIVAHARADHPDEACGVVAGPEGSDRPERFIPMLNAARSPTFYEFDSSDLIRLYNEMWDRDEEPVVIYHSHTATEAYPSRTDVSLAKEPGAHYVLVSTRETGNDDGPYEFRSYRIVDETITEEEVRFVDAY comes from the coding sequence ATGCTCATCATCACCACCGAACTGCGCGACCGCATCGTGGCGCACGCCCGCGCGGACCACCCGGACGAGGCCTGCGGTGTCGTGGCGGGTCCGGAGGGCAGCGACCGCCCCGAGCGGTTCATCCCGATGCTCAACGCGGCCCGCTCGCCGACGTTCTACGAGTTCGATTCGAGCGACCTGATCCGGCTCTACAACGAGATGTGGGACCGCGACGAGGAGCCGGTGGTCATCTACCACTCGCACACCGCGACCGAGGCCTACCCGTCACGGACGGACGTGTCGCTCGCCAAGGAGCCCGGCGCGCACTACGTCCTGGTGTCGACGCGCGAGACCGGCAACGACGACGGGCCGTACGAGTTCCGCTCCTACCGCATCGTGGACGAGACGATCACCGAGGAAGAAGTGCGGTTCGTCGACGCCTACTGA
- a CDS encoding MoaD family protein encodes MAIEVRIPTILREYTGGAKAVEGTGKSINELIDDLESRHAGIRNRLVDESGDLRRFVNVYLNDEDIRFIDGISSTLDDGDTVTILPAVAGGA; translated from the coding sequence ATGGCCATCGAGGTCCGCATCCCGACCATCCTGCGCGAATACACCGGCGGCGCGAAGGCCGTCGAGGGAACCGGCAAGTCGATCAACGAGCTGATCGACGACCTGGAGAGCCGGCACGCGGGGATCCGCAACCGGCTCGTCGACGAGTCGGGCGACCTGCGGCGCTTCGTCAACGTCTACCTCAACGACGAGGACATCCGCTTCATCGACGGCATCTCCTCGACCCTCGACGACGGCGACACCGTGACGATCCTCCCGGCCGTGGCCGGCGGCGCCTGA
- a CDS encoding nicotinate phosphoribosyltransferase — translation MNAIGTPAAAAGTALPAESTALLTDHYELTMLEAALRSGAAHRRSVFEVFARRLPEGRRYGVIAGVGRLLDAIEAFRFDNATLRFLAEADVVGPRTLDWLADYRFRGNVHGYPEGECWFPGSPIVVVEGTFAEAVLLETLILSILNHDCAVAAAASRMTSAAAGRPCLEMGSRRTHEQAAVAAARAAYVAGFAGTSNLRAGQAYGIPTAGTSAHAFTLLHDGERDAFEAQITALGRGTTLLVDTYDVAEAVRTAVELAGRELGAVRLDSGDLLLLAHRVRRQLDELGADKTRIVVTSDLDEYAIAALRAAPVDTYGVGTQLVTGSGHPTASLVYKLVARAESDAPDAPLVSVAKRSPGKPSHGGRKTALRVYDAEGVAEAEVVRTAPGAGGPDRRELLVPLILGGEAVGREPLADARRRHERARAELPLSATQLSRGEPVLPTVYE, via the coding sequence ATGAACGCAATAGGGACACCGGCCGCCGCCGCGGGCACCGCCCTGCCGGCCGAGAGCACGGCCCTGCTGACCGACCACTACGAACTGACGATGCTCGAGGCGGCGCTGCGCAGCGGCGCCGCGCACCGGCGGTCGGTCTTCGAGGTGTTCGCCCGCCGTCTGCCGGAAGGCCGCCGGTACGGCGTGATCGCCGGTGTCGGCCGGCTCCTGGACGCGATCGAGGCCTTCCGCTTCGACAACGCGACGCTGCGCTTCCTCGCCGAGGCCGATGTGGTCGGGCCGCGCACGCTGGACTGGCTGGCCGATTACCGCTTCCGGGGGAACGTGCACGGCTACCCGGAGGGCGAGTGCTGGTTCCCGGGGTCCCCGATCGTCGTCGTCGAGGGCACGTTCGCCGAGGCGGTGCTGCTGGAGACGCTGATCCTGTCGATCCTCAACCACGACTGCGCCGTCGCCGCGGCGGCGTCCCGGATGACGTCGGCCGCGGCCGGGCGGCCCTGCCTGGAGATGGGGTCGCGGCGCACGCACGAGCAGGCCGCGGTGGCCGCCGCCCGCGCGGCGTATGTCGCCGGCTTCGCCGGAACCTCCAACCTGCGGGCGGGCCAGGCGTACGGCATCCCGACGGCGGGGACGAGCGCGCACGCGTTCACGCTGCTGCACGACGGCGAGCGCGACGCCTTCGAGGCGCAGATCACCGCGCTCGGCCGGGGCACGACGCTGCTGGTGGACACGTACGACGTCGCCGAGGCGGTCCGGACGGCGGTCGAGCTGGCCGGGCGCGAACTGGGCGCGGTACGGCTGGACTCCGGCGATCTGCTGCTGCTGGCCCACCGGGTGCGGCGGCAGCTGGACGAGCTGGGCGCGGACAAGACGCGCATCGTGGTGACCAGCGACCTCGACGAGTACGCGATCGCGGCGCTGCGTGCGGCCCCGGTGGACACGTACGGCGTCGGGACGCAACTGGTCACCGGCAGCGGCCACCCGACCGCGTCGCTGGTCTACAAGCTGGTCGCCCGGGCGGAGTCCGACGCGCCGGACGCGCCGCTGGTCTCCGTCGCGAAAAGATCCCCCGGCAAGCCCAGCCACGGTGGCCGCAAGACCGCGCTGCGGGTGTACGACGCCGAGGGGGTCGCGGAGGCGGAGGTGGTGCGCACGGCGCCCGGAGCCGGTGGGCCGGATCGGCGCGAGCTGCTGGTCCCGCTGATCCTCGGCGGCGAGGCGGTCGGCCGCGAGCCGCTGGCCGACGCCCGGCGGCGGCACGAGCGGGCGCGCGCCGAGCTGCCGTTGTCCGCGACTCAGTTGTCCCGCGGTGAGCCGGTGTTGCCGACCGTCTACGAATGA
- a CDS encoding MBL fold metallo-hydrolase, whose product MKLTVIGCAGSYPAPHAPCSCYLVEAGGVRVLLDLGNGALGTLQDHADLGAIDAVVLSHLHADHCLDLCGYYVYRNYHPEGRLPRLPVWGPHGTEHRLGRAYDISGDSGMTETFTFHTVTPGVFEIGPLRFTAGHVNHPVESFAYRIEADGTSLVYSGDTAASDTLVELARDTDLLLCEASFLDGRDTYPDVHLNGREAGEHAERAGTKRLVLTHIPPWTDAERNLADARKAFTGATELARPGATYQL is encoded by the coding sequence ATGAAGCTCACCGTCATCGGCTGCGCCGGCAGCTATCCCGCGCCGCACGCACCCTGTTCCTGCTACCTCGTCGAAGCCGGCGGCGTACGCGTGCTCCTCGACCTCGGCAACGGCGCGCTCGGCACCCTCCAGGACCACGCCGACCTCGGCGCCATCGACGCGGTCGTCCTGTCCCACCTGCACGCCGACCACTGCCTCGACCTGTGCGGCTACTACGTCTACCGCAACTACCACCCCGAAGGCCGCCTGCCCCGCCTGCCGGTGTGGGGGCCCCACGGGACCGAACACCGCCTCGGCCGCGCGTACGACATATCCGGTGACTCGGGAATGACGGAGACCTTCACCTTCCACACCGTCACCCCCGGCGTCTTCGAGATCGGCCCCCTGCGCTTCACCGCCGGGCACGTGAACCACCCCGTCGAGTCCTTCGCGTACCGCATCGAGGCGGACGGAACCTCGCTCGTGTACTCCGGGGACACCGCCGCCAGCGACACCCTCGTCGAACTCGCCCGCGACACCGACCTGTTGCTGTGCGAAGCGTCCTTCCTCGACGGCCGCGACACCTACCCCGACGTCCACCTCAACGGACGGGAAGCCGGCGAACACGCCGAACGAGCCGGCACCAAGCGGCTCGTGCTCACCCACATCCCGCCCTGGACCGACGCCGAACGCAACCTCGCCGACGCCCGCAAGGCCTTCACCGGAGCCACCGAACTCGCCCGCCCCGGCGCGACCTACCAGCTCTGA
- the rph gene encoding ribonuclease PH produces the protein MSRADGRTPEQLRPITFHRGWLDHAEGSVLVEFGRTRVLVAASVTEGVPRWRKGSGLGWVTAEYSMLPRATHTRGDRESVKGRIGGRTHEISRLIGRSLRAVIDYKALGENTIQLDCDVLQADGGTRTAAITGAYVALADAVTWARERRLVKTKSEPLIGSVAAVSVGIIDGTPMLDLPYEEDVRAETDMNIVCTGDGRFVEVQGTAESEPFDRALLDRLLDLGAAGCAELTLLQQIALEEPPGRA, from the coding sequence ATGTCACGCGCAGACGGCCGCACGCCCGAACAGCTCCGCCCGATCACCTTCCACCGCGGATGGCTCGACCACGCCGAGGGCTCCGTCCTCGTCGAATTCGGGCGCACCCGCGTCCTGGTCGCCGCGTCCGTCACCGAAGGCGTCCCGCGCTGGCGCAAGGGCAGCGGCCTCGGCTGGGTCACCGCCGAATACTCGATGCTGCCCCGCGCCACCCACACGCGCGGCGACCGGGAGTCGGTCAAGGGCCGCATCGGCGGGCGCACCCACGAGATCTCCCGCCTCATCGGCCGTTCGCTGCGCGCCGTCATCGACTACAAGGCCCTCGGCGAGAACACCATCCAACTCGACTGCGACGTCCTCCAGGCCGACGGCGGCACCCGGACCGCCGCCATCACCGGCGCCTACGTCGCCCTCGCCGACGCCGTCACCTGGGCCCGCGAGCGCAGGCTCGTCAAAACCAAATCCGAACCGCTCATCGGATCCGTCGCCGCCGTCAGCGTCGGCATCATCGACGGCACCCCCATGCTCGACCTCCCCTACGAGGAAGACGTCCGCGCCGAAACGGACATGAACATCGTCTGCACCGGCGACGGCCGCTTCGTCGAGGTCCAGGGGACCGCCGAAAGCGAGCCCTTCGACCGCGCCCTCCTCGACCGGCTGCTCGACCTCGGCGCCGCCGGCTGCGCGGAACTCACGCTGCTCCAGCAGATCGCCCTGGAGGAACCCCCCGGGCGCGCCTGA
- the murI gene encoding glutamate racemase encodes MADLGDAPIGIFDSSFGGLTVARAVLDQLPHEPVLYLGDTARQPYGPRPIAEVRAYALECLDRLVDQGVKALVIACNSASAAMLRDARERYHVPVIEVIHPATRRAAAATRNNRVGVISTAATKQSMAYEDAFAAAPHITVTASACPRFVEFVEAGVTGGDELLKAAHEYLDPLIEADVDTLILGCTHYPLLTGVISYVMGEKVTLITSSEETAKDVYKVLAAHALMRDTTLAEPRHRFLTTGDPAQFREIGRRFLGPELTDVDALGAPV; translated from the coding sequence GTGGCAGATCTCGGCGACGCACCCATCGGCATCTTCGACAGCTCATTCGGGGGCCTGACCGTCGCACGCGCGGTGCTCGACCAACTGCCCCACGAGCCGGTCCTCTACCTCGGCGACACCGCCCGGCAGCCGTACGGCCCGCGCCCCATCGCCGAAGTGCGCGCGTACGCCCTCGAATGCCTCGACCGGCTCGTCGACCAGGGCGTCAAAGCACTCGTCATCGCGTGCAACAGCGCCAGCGCGGCCATGCTCCGCGACGCGCGCGAGCGCTACCACGTCCCGGTCATCGAGGTGATCCACCCGGCCACCCGCCGGGCCGCGGCGGCCACCCGCAACAACCGCGTCGGCGTCATCAGCACCGCGGCCACCAAGCAGTCGATGGCCTACGAAGACGCCTTCGCCGCCGCCCCGCACATCACCGTCACCGCGTCGGCGTGCCCGCGCTTCGTCGAATTCGTCGAGGCCGGCGTCACCGGCGGCGACGAACTCCTCAAGGCCGCCCACGAATACCTCGACCCGCTCATCGAGGCGGACGTCGACACGCTCATCCTCGGCTGCACGCACTATCCGCTGCTCACCGGTGTCATCAGCTACGTCATGGGCGAGAAGGTCACGCTCATCACCAGCAGCGAGGAAACCGCCAAGGACGTCTACAAGGTCCTCGCCGCCCACGCGCTCATGCGCGACACCACCCTGGCCGAGCCGCGGCACCGCTTCCTGACCACCGGCGACCCCGCCCAGTTCCGCGAGATCGGACGACGCTTCCTGGGTCCGGAGCTCACCGACGTCGACGCCCTGGGGGCACCCGTATGA
- the clpS gene encoding ATP-dependent Clp protease adapter ClpS produces the protein MSVAPIEVEKPESDEEALPDTPWVCVVWNDPINLMSYVTYVFQSYFGYPKKKAERLMLDVHNKGRAAVSSGSREEMERDVNAMHGFGLWATLQRDK, from the coding sequence ATGAGTGTCGCGCCCATCGAGGTCGAGAAGCCGGAGTCGGACGAGGAAGCCCTGCCCGACACCCCGTGGGTCTGCGTCGTGTGGAACGACCCGATCAACCTCATGTCGTACGTGACCTACGTCTTCCAGAGCTATTTCGGCTACCCGAAGAAGAAGGCCGAAAGGCTCATGCTCGACGTACACAACAAAGGCCGCGCGGCCGTCTCGTCCGGCAGCCGCGAGGAGATGGAGCGCGACGTCAACGCGATGCACGGGTTCGGGCTGTGGGCGACGCTGCAGCGCGACAAATGA
- a CDS encoding PLP-dependent cysteine synthase family protein — translation MRYASLVDAVGRTPLVGLPRLSPAENVRLWAKLEDRNPTGSVKDRPALHMIEAAERDGVLTPGRTILEPTSGNTGISLAMAARLKGYRIVCVMPENTSEERRELLRMWGAEIISSPAAGGSNTAVRVAKELAAEHPDWVMLYQYGNPANPDAHYAGTGPELLEDLPTITHFVAGLGTTGTLMGVGRYLREKVPGVQIVAAEPRYDDVVYGLRNLDEGFIPELYDADVLTTRYSVGSHDAVRRTRELLEHEGIFAGISTGAALHAALGVARKAVKAGDSADIAFIIADGGWKYLSTGIYTAATTEEAIEKLQGQLWA, via the coding sequence ATGCGGTACGCCTCGCTCGTCGACGCGGTCGGCCGCACCCCGCTGGTCGGCCTGCCGCGCCTCTCCCCGGCCGAGAACGTCCGGCTGTGGGCCAAGCTGGAGGACCGCAATCCCACCGGCTCGGTCAAGGACCGCCCCGCGCTGCACATGATCGAGGCCGCCGAACGCGACGGCGTCCTCACCCCCGGCCGCACCATCCTCGAACCCACCAGCGGCAACACCGGCATCTCCCTCGCGATGGCCGCCCGCCTCAAGGGCTACCGGATCGTGTGCGTCATGCCGGAGAACACCTCCGAGGAACGCCGCGAACTGCTGCGCATGTGGGGCGCCGAGATCATCTCCTCCCCGGCCGCCGGCGGCTCCAACACGGCCGTGCGCGTCGCCAAGGAACTCGCCGCCGAGCACCCCGACTGGGTCATGCTCTACCAGTACGGCAACCCCGCCAACCCGGACGCGCACTACGCCGGAACCGGCCCCGAACTCCTCGAAGACCTGCCCACCATCACGCACTTCGTCGCCGGCCTCGGCACCACCGGCACCCTCATGGGCGTCGGCCGCTACCTGCGCGAGAAGGTCCCCGGTGTGCAGATCGTCGCCGCCGAACCCCGCTACGACGACGTCGTCTACGGCCTGCGCAACCTGGACGAAGGCTTCATCCCCGAGCTGTACGACGCCGACGTGCTCACCACGCGCTACTCCGTCGGCTCCCACGACGCCGTCCGCCGCACCCGCGAACTCCTCGAACACGAAGGCATCTTCGCCGGCATCTCCACCGGCGCCGCGCTGCACGCCGCCCTCGGCGTCGCCCGCAAGGCCGTCAAGGCCGGCGACTCCGCCGACATCGCGTTCATCATCGCCGACGGCGGCTGGAAGTACCTCTCCACCGGCATCTACACCGCCGCGACCACCGAGGAAGCGATCGAGAAACTGCAGGGCCAGCTCTGGGCCTGA